Sequence from the Saccharopolyspora pogona genome:
GGTGCAGCGGGCGATGGCGTCCAAGAGCATGTCGGCGGCGCAGCGGACGCCGATCATCGGTTCGTTCCCGAAGATGTTCATCCCGTTCATCGTGATCATTCCGGGGATGATCGCGGCGGTGCTGATCCCGGAGCTGGCGGCGTACAAGCAGGCCGGTGGCACCGGTGGCGGGGGTGTGGATTACAACGATGCGATCTTGTTGTTGATGCGGGATTTGCTGCCGAACGGGATTCTGGGGATCGCCCTGGCCGGGTTGCTGGCGTCGTTCATGGCGGGGATGGCGGCGAACTTGTCGTCGTTCAACACGGTGTTCACCTATGACATCTGGCAGTCGTACGTGGTGCGGGACCGGGCGGATGGTTATTACCTGCGGATGGGTCGCTGGGTGACGGTGGGGGCGACGCTGGCGGCGGTGGGCACGGCGTTCATCGCGGCGGGTTATTCGAACTTGATGGATTACCTGCAGCAGTTGTTCTCGTTCTTCAACGCGCCGTTGTTCGCGACGTTCATCCTGGGGATGTTCTGGAAGCGGATGACCCCGCATGCGGGGTGGGCGGGTCTGGTGCTGGGCACGGTGTCGGCGGTGGCGGTGTTCGGGCTGTCGGAGTCGGGGGTGCTGGACCTGCCGGGGCAGGGCGCGAGTTTCGTGGGTGCGGGTGTGGCGTTCGTGGTGGACATCGTGGTCAGCGTGGTGGTGTCGTTGGCGACGCGTCCGAAGCCGGAGGCGGAGTTGGCGGGGTTGGTGTACTCGTTGACGCCGCGGGCCAGCCGGCAGGCCGCGACCAGCGGGGAGGACGCGGGCTGGTACCGGCGGCCGGGTCTGCTGGCCGGGATCGCCCTGGTCCTGATCATCGCCCTCAACATCGTTTTCGCCTGACGCTGACCGAAGCAGACAAGGAGGTCTCCCATGGCGAGCCGGGGTTCGGGGCACACCGCTGGTGCCTTCGACATTCGGACGATAATCGCGCTGCTGTTCGGCATCTACGGCATCGTGCTCACCATCGTGGGCGTGGTGCAGCCGCATGCCGAGATCGACAAGTCCGCCGGGGTGAACATCAACCTCTGGACCGGCATCGGAATGATCGTTTTCGCGGTGGTGTTCGTGACCTGGGTGCGATTGCGCCCCATCGTGGTGCCCGACGAGGCCGGGACGTCCGGGGAATAGGCGCGAACACCCGCCGTGACGGCGTCCGCACCCCCGGGTGCGGACGCCGTCCGCCTTCCGGCGGATCCGCAGGTTCCCGTCCACGATGGCCGATCGGCTAGATAGTGTGATCGCCGTGCCCCGACCAGTGACCTCGATCGCCGCGCTGCTCACTGCGCTCACCACGCTCGCAGCGGCGGGCTGCGCCGCGGACGGCAAGTCGACCTCGGCCCGGCGGGCCGTCGAGGTGTCGAAGTTCGAGCTCAACAAGCCCGGGCTGCTGGACCAGGCCTTCGCGCCGGACCGGCTGCGCGGGGTGGACGTGTGCGCCACGCTGCAGGCGATCGACCTCGGCAGGTTCGGCGCACCGGCCCCGGAATTCACCCCGGACGGCCTCGGGACCTGCGCGAACTACATGAAGGACCGCAACGGCAAATCGTTCAACGTCACGCTCTACTTCGACGAGAAGGTGTCCGATGTCGGGGCGCACCGCATCGGCGGGCTGCCCGCCGCCATCTACGAGAACGGTTCGGGCTCCTGCTTCACGTCCGTGGCGTACGCCGGCGCCGACGCCGAGCAGTTCGCCGACCCGCGCGGGCTGGAAATCCAGCTGAGCAGCGAGCAGGCGGACGTCTGCTCGCCGGCCGTGCAGATCCTGACCGACGTCGTCGACGTGGTGCGGACGAAACCGCCGGTCAGCCCCCGCTCGTCGGGTGGGCTGGCCGGGTTCGACCCGTGCGAGATCCTCGACCCGGCCGCGATCCGCGACGCGGCGATGGGCAGCCCGGCGAATTCGGCCGGTGGGGAAGGGCTCTACTCCTGCGAATGGTCGGCGGACAATTCCGTGATGGTGACCATCAACTTCGGCGTCGGTGCCTTGGACGGCAGCCCGCTGGCGCCGGTGGACCTCGCCGGCGTGCCGGGCCTCGTGGTGCCCGGCAGCTCCGACCCGCCGACCTGCGCGGTCGAGTGGGAGCACCGCAAGAACGCCAACGCGGCGGGCGAGAGCGAGTTCGTGCAGATCGAGATCACGAACATGGGCCGGATCCCGATGAATCCCTGCGCGAACGCGACCAATCTGGCGAAACAGGCGCGGGCCAAGCTGCCGACCGCATGACGGTCCCGGTCCGCCACCGAATTCCGTAGGCTGCACGATGACAACGACCGACGTAAAGGTGGGGAGGCCGGCGATGACCCAGACCGCCCGTGGCAGCGTCGAGATGCCCAACGGGACGACCGAGGAGCCACCGACGTTCGAATCGATCGACCCCCGCACCGGTGAGGTCGTGGGGCGTCACCCGATCCACGACGTGGCGGAGGTCGGCGCGCGGGTGGCCGCGGCGCGCGAGGCCCAGCCGGGGTGGGCCGAGCTCGGCTTCTCCGGGCGCAAGCAGCGGCTCGACGCGTGGCGGAAGCTGCTTTCCAAACGCGTCGACGAGCTGGCCGCCGTCATCTGCGCGGAGACCGGCAAGCCGCTCGACGACGCCAAACTGGAACTGGTCCTGGTGATCGACCACCTGCACTGGGCGGCGGGCAACGCCGAGAAGGTGTTGCGCCGCCGGAAGGTCTCCTCCGGCGTCCTGATGGCGAACCAGGCCGCGACCGTCGAATACCTGCCGTTCGGCGTGATCGGCGTGATCGGCCCGTGGAACTATCCGGCGTTCACGCCGATGGGCTCGATCGCCTACGCGCTGGCCGCGGGCAACGCGGTGGTGTTCAAGCCCAGCGAACTCACCCCCGGCGTCGGGCAGTGGTTGGTGGACAGCTTCGCCGAGGCGGTGCCCGAGCACCCGGTCTTCCAGTTGGTGACCGGTTTCGGCGAGACCGGCGCGGCGCTCTGCGCCTC
This genomic interval carries:
- a CDS encoding sodium:solute symporter family protein, with protein sequence MLARGQLLDANAVDFALLALYFAFVLGIGYLARRAVSTSLDFFLSGRALPAWVTGLAFISANLGAIEIIGMSANGAEYGMPTMHYFWIGAVPAMLFLGVVMMPFYYGSKVRSVPEFMLRRFGKAAHLVNGISFAVAQILIAGVNLYLLASIVNALLGWPLWLSVLLAAAIVLSYTALGGLSAAIYNEVLQFFVIVAALLPLTIVGLVKVGGVQGLVAKVSAGPGGAEQLSAWPGTQLTGFDNSVLSVVGLVFGLGFVLSFGYWTTNFVEVQRAMASKSMSAAQRTPIIGSFPKMFIPFIVIIPGMIAAVLIPELAAYKQAGGTGGGGVDYNDAILLLMRDLLPNGILGIALAGLLASFMAGMAANLSSFNTVFTYDIWQSYVVRDRADGYYLRMGRWVTVGATLAAVGTAFIAAGYSNLMDYLQQLFSFFNAPLFATFILGMFWKRMTPHAGWAGLVLGTVSAVAVFGLSESGVLDLPGQGASFVGAGVAFVVDIVVSVVVSLATRPKPEAELAGLVYSLTPRASRQAATSGEDAGWYRRPGLLAGIALVLIIALNIVFA
- a CDS encoding DUF3558 family protein, producing MPRPVTSIAALLTALTTLAAAGCAADGKSTSARRAVEVSKFELNKPGLLDQAFAPDRLRGVDVCATLQAIDLGRFGAPAPEFTPDGLGTCANYMKDRNGKSFNVTLYFDEKVSDVGAHRIGGLPAAIYENGSGSCFTSVAYAGADAEQFADPRGLEIQLSSEQADVCSPAVQILTDVVDVVRTKPPVSPRSSGGLAGFDPCEILDPAAIRDAAMGSPANSAGGEGLYSCEWSADNSVMVTINFGVGALDGSPLAPVDLAGVPGLVVPGSSDPPTCAVEWEHRKNANAAGESEFVQIEITNMGRIPMNPCANATNLAKQARAKLPTA